A single Carassius auratus strain Wakin unplaced genomic scaffold, ASM336829v1 scaf_tig00039411, whole genome shotgun sequence DNA region contains:
- the LOC113083903 gene encoding SEC23-interacting protein-like, whose product MFLTVRGVEKIEESYQLPTCKGVFNIYHPLDPVAYRIEPMILPDIELEPVLIPHHKGRKRLHLELKESLSKMGSDLKQGFISSLKSAWQTLNEFARAHTSSAQLHEQLAMVASQIKAEEEKQQGEEEDKMVEGPEPQKEETQVKVGMLNGGNRIDYVLQEKPIESFNEYLFALQSHLCYWESEDTALLLLKEIYKTMNIHPDQPVH is encoded by the exons ATGTTTCTGACAGTGCGTGGAGTGGAGAAAATCGAAGAGTCTTACCAGCTTCCCACCTGCAAAGGGGTCTTCAATATCTACCATCCA CTGGATCCAGTTGCATACAGAATTGAACCCATGATATTACCTGACATTGAGCTGGAGCCAGTTTTGATCCCACATCATAAAGGGAGAAAGAGGCTTCACCTCG AATTAAAAGAGAGTTTATCCAAGATGGGCTCTGACCTAAAGCAAGGCTTCATCAGCTCTCTGAAGAGTGCATGGCAGACTCTGAATGAGTTTGCTCGCGCTCACACCTCGTCTGCTCAACTGCATGAACAGCTTGCCATGGTCGCCAGTCAAATCAAAGCAGAAGAGGAAAAGCAGCAAGGGGAAG AGGAGGATAAGATGGTCGAGGGTCCTGAACCTCAGAAGGAAGAGACACAAGTAAAAGTGGGCATGCTGAATGGAGGGAATCGCATCGACTACGTCCTGCAAGAGAAACCCATCGAGAGCTTCAACGAATACCTGTTTGCACTCCAAAGTCATTTGTGTTACTG GGAATCTGAAGATACAGCTCTGCTTCTCCTCAAGGAAATTTACAAGACCATGAACATACACCCAGATCAGCCAGTGCACTGA